A single window of Nematostella vectensis chromosome 4, jaNemVect1.1, whole genome shotgun sequence DNA harbors:
- the LOC5511311 gene encoding peripheral-type benzodiazepine receptor-associated protein 1 isoform X2, translating to MPMPSANGIAMVDREHTPSSSTRKTVEEQRRLISKLKAELELERTKLKQVHRDKTNEIKRNHENFERDRQRAIESVTKRLHGEHSVELRRVRDSITKEKDNELRQIVKFKDEECKALKAQITEEKDKNKRLEEENRRQLVEKSRDETGDFERRLRNEIHDLKEQKRKAEESLRLKTAADFEKAELIRRMKSEHEREVNELIRQSKREVAKEFQQIRDVEKALEEKNNELAFKDQLTRKLEAEKEEIRHRKASTEWSLLESPRRSLTGTLSSTVEMTPEPAESNAKINKDKERELRKKNAELQAKLDMLEKKCGILEKQNASKDSGNQKATSLGEEKIRKLKKRNSELVSIARQLEDKAKKLQDEKNAILKQANSKADNTAELEHMKKLFARQRAKDLAEHARIQMAKDNELEILRKEHFSGDNNSDKLKELQSIIKQTTKERLLLEKRLAETSVASSSPTPLPDSSGLEDHLKIEQKLKTESAKLKTAEEETVRLNAILLEKEKECEKLQQDIDDKQVKCSKLELERERFAAKCTMLHQKNSELSKKVKEMKQMEEEISLLKEDLEETEKEKLAAEEECQKLREQVDKLLHFKEDLQASEHQRKELEVKHKTSLDKLNERELEIRQLHKIQEESTRIHHLAVTALEKDVRSLEQRCLETTDKYETATLQLEQLRSRSSNINTLHKATQTSENTQPTPGAVSLPAARKSTNAAEPSVTPRSGKSSGDEVSTSNGDILETAASRIRQLAMSDSEDDASSSYKEKPAGRRSSGASQNSEPDDDILTLSQRISQAAISDDSTASASDDRSYESDASREVGSVADGDMGDLEDNDGSQCVVDMDDSIGPNRPKDSDDTATSRSPRSKGKRVMQADASRSDVSLDVPDKGQTNPEEEVEGEHLAVYIARYSYDPQQHSPNDAPQEELAFQAGDYLYIFGDVDEDGFYVGELMDGQRGLVPSNFVEKVADEDEMSWMMNGTDEAYDSSEEEEAEQALRRRDAADAVLTQKALLEPVKLLQFSGKLHRNLRLNVEHIQDANLADIVEEEEDDGGSVTEESREVLLSQDGVTSDDTDFEPARIPSPKRVSLERQFTRSVLLNWKAPDLPSEEIRGYGVYVNGDMRMMLKGSNRTKALIENIDPDKTYRISVRTLTTRGEESFDQEAMLTIGKDASVAPENVHVTSISPTSAKIEWLPGNSSYAHQIFVNGAPQRTIRPGTYQHTLMDLEPGQHYRVHVRARTSQFSLDENTPPSDDDPLTSAVEFATEKGGLPDAPLDVTLLPSAPDNAPNSMEVAWMPVTISDNGTSNGARVTGYKVYINDVQVAEVMSPVADGVTVTSWMTERAVKRRPSDILHLHVRTQSLSGESTPSDGIDIPLSFFDFRANRLIQNHSPGTPLKATSQGRHPVGEGGGLETRTEVYSGSDSGTELEDQNHNLREGRERPIKKERTIFTKTVENNQKDTSDHTPLVPEARTKGSPKVWQIAVEDETDSGDSNKREYGGSSEEDEAVEICAADPLNGTYSLENPGETGYQQLEEEPEIVSEKDQQSPKNVPRPEDDQASSSDRKISTFSEANDIDMEDLNRSLEDAQSLKTAEATDEGREGAKESFIRQLEMTTSDLEDSSESTPLSVIQEEEEDEVTEPQGVASRSSRTHSATESFLSDDDVLDLLDEEQEENRAPGTAVTAANVRRLSHEALQISQGAMVEDDGDQSLAPYLTSHTLQEREAVIPTPTIQTSDNLMEGIQIEEESPGNSECSNNAFNDAEADQGNATPQRTSTPLDSKQGYTPLGIREDRQGDADDGYGQGGDDTNLTYTLGDSEVPEDDQEGLVRIFIALYDYDPSTMSPNPGAEEEELKFSEGDLIKIFGEKDEDGFYWGECEGVTGFVPYNMVSEVQVEDDDLANQAPSSLPQAYEPSLPQDNLSYYPREETSTQVLEQSGQVEPLDLEETGPYQDGTEGIHLEETTGQEDEALDGNREDYPEENAEFAEFQDPRDSLNYSLPPKKMIALFDYDPRILSPNPDSEVELSFHVGDVVLVYGEMDEDGFFTGELNGLRGLVPSNFLEDLVEMVTPPTGNNVSTTQASSPSTSTEITPNGTRSTKQDKTKKTPEESKKKKGILSKGKQMLKKMTKGQTKK from the exons ATGCCGATGCCTTCTGCAAATGGGATAGCTATGGTTGACAGGGAACACACTCCATCGTCCAGTACTCGGAAAACCGTTGAAGAGCAAAGGAGACTGATTTCAAAATTAAAAGCAGAGCTTGAATTAGAAAGGACTAAACTTAAACAAGTGCATCGAGATAAAACTAACGAAATCAAAAGGAACCATGAAAACTTTGAGAGAGATAggcagagagctattgaaagcgtCACTAAAAGATTGCACGGCGAGCACTCCGTAGAGCTCAGAAGAGTTCGGGATTCAATAACCAAGGAGAAAGACAATGAACTACGACAAATCGTCAAATTTAAAGACGAAGAATGCAAGGCATTAAAGGCACAAATCACAGAGGAAAAGGATAAAAATAAACGCCTGGAAGAGGAAAACAGGAGGCAATTGGTAGAGAAAAGTAGAGATGAGACAGGGGACTTCGAACGTAGGCTTAGAAACGAAATTCACGAtttaaaagaacaaaaaaggaaGGCAGAGGAAAGCTTAAGACTTAAAACTGCTGCCGACTTCGAAAAGGCTGAGCTCATTCGTAGGATGAAGTCTGAACATGAACGCGAAGTAAACGAGCTCATAAGGCAATCCAAACGCGAAGTTGCTAAAGAATTCCAACAGATTCGAGACGTTGAAAAAGCCTTGGAGGAAAAGAACAACGAGCTTGCGTTCAAAGACCAGTTGACAAGAAAACTTGAAGCCGAAAAGGAGGAAATACGGCATCGAAAAGCCTCTACCGAATGGAGTTTGTTAGAATCTCCGCGAAGGTCTTTAACTGGGACTCTATCTTCCACTGTGGAAATGACACCGGAACCGGCAGAGTCG aaTGCCAAAATTAACAAAGATAAAGAGAGAGAGCTCAGGAAGAAGAATGCAGAACTGCAAGCTAAGCTAGACATGCTGGAGAAGAAGTGTGGAATACTTGAG AAACAAAATGCTTCTAAAGACTCTGGGAATCAAAAGGCAACTAGCTTGGGAGaggaaaaaataagaaagctGAAAAAGAGGAATTCAGAACTTGTCTCTATAGCAAGGCAACTGGAGGATAAAGCCAAGAAACTACAGGATGAGAAAAATGCAATTTTG AAACAGGCAAACAGTAAAGCAGACAATACAGCTGAACTTGAGCACATGAAGAAGTTGTTTGCACGGCAGAGGGCCAAAGATCTTGCGGAACATGCCAGGATTCAAATGGCAAAAGACAACGAACTGGAAATCCTTCGAAAAGAGCATTTCTCAGGAGACAACAAT AGTGACAAACTTAAGGAACTGCAGTccattatcaaacaaacaacaaaagagAGGCTGCTCCTTGAGAAAAGGCTTGCAGAGACATCTGTTGCAAGCTCATCCCCCACTCCTCTCCCCGATTCATCTGGTCTGGAGGATCATTTGAAAATTGAACAGAAATTGAAAACTGAGTCAGCAAAACTTAAAACAGCTGAAGAGGAAACTGTGAGATTG AATGCCATTCTacttgaaaaagaaaaggagTGTGAGAAACTACAGCAAGACATTGATGATAAGCAAGTCAAGTGCTCAAAACTGGAACTAGAGCGAGAAAGGTTTGCTGCAAAGTGCACAATGTTACATCAAAAGAATTCAGAGTTGAGCAAGAAGGTCAAAGAAATGAAACAG ATGGAAGAAGAAATATCTCTTCTTAAAGAAGACCTTGAGGAGACAGAAAAGGAGAAATTGGCAGCTGAAGAGGAATGCCAGAAGCTTAGAGAGCAGGTTGACAAACTCCTGCATTTCAAAGAG GATTTGCAAGCATCTGAACATCAGAGGAAGGAGCTCGAAGTGAAGCACAAGACAAGCCTGGACAAGCTGAATGAGAGAGAACTGGAGATCAGGCAGCTACACAAG ATCCAAGAGGAGTCGACTCGAATACACCATCTCGCGGTCACAGCGCTGGAAAAGGACGTGCGAAGCCTGGAACAGAGATGCTTGGAAACCACCGATAAGTACGAGACGGCCACGCTGCAACTGGAGCAACTGCGCAGCCGCAGTTCCAACATCAATACTCTGCACAAGGCTACACAGACTTCCGAAAACACGCAGCCAACGCCTGGGGCAGTATCCTTACCTGCTG CGCGCAAGTCCACCAACGCTGCTGAGCCCTCGGTGACACCACGCAGCGGTAAGAGCAGCGGAGACGAAGTCAGCACGTCAAATGGTGACATTTTGGAAACTGCCGCATCTCGCATCAGGCAGCTCGCTATGAGTGACAGCGAAGATGACGCATCATCTA GCTACAAAGAGAAGCCTGCAGGCCGAAGGTCCAGCGGTGCCTCGCAGAACTCGGAACCAGACGATGACATATTGACGCTATCCCAAAGAATCAGCCAAGCAGCGATTAGTGACGACAGCACAGCGAGTGCCTCCGATGACCGCTCGTATGAAAGCGATGCTAGTCGGGAGGTTGGCAGTGTTGCAGACGGTGATATGG GTGACCTCGAGGATAATGATGGTAGCCAGTGTGTGGTCGATATGGACGACAGTATCGGTCCGAATCGGCCAAAGGACTCGGACGACACAGCAACTAGTAGGAGCCCGCGAAGCAAAG GAAAGCGAGTAATGCAAGCAGACGCCAGTAGAAGTGATGTTTCTCTGGATGTCCCGGATAAGGGGCAAACGAATCCCGAGGAGGAGGTAGAGGGGGAGCACTTGGCGGTCTACATAGCGCGCTACAGCTATGACCCACAACAACACTCGCCAAACGATGCGCCACAAGAAGAGCTTGCATTCCAGGCCGGGGACTATCTCTACATATTTGGGGACGTAGACGAG GATGGGTTCTATGTTGGCGAGCTCATGGATGGTCAGCGAGGGCTGGTCCCTTCCAATTTCGTGGAGAAAGTTGCTG ATGAAGATGAGATGTCGTGGATGATGAACGGAACAG ACGAAGCGTATGACAGCAGTGAAGAGGAGGAAGCCGAAC AAGCTCTTCGACGGCGAGACGCAGCCGACGCTGTTCTTACCCAGAAGGCCCTACTGGAGCCCGTTAAACTCCTCCAATTTTCGG GCAAACTTCATCGTAACTTACGGCTGAATGTGGAGCACATCCAGGACGCAAACCTCGCCGACATCgtggaggaggaagaggaCGATGGCGGGAGCGTGACAGAAGAGTCACGTGAGGTGCTGCTCAGCCAGGATGGCGTAACAAGTGACGACACCGACTTCGAGCCTGCGA GAATACCATCGCCAAAGCGTGTCTCTCTCGAGCGCCAGTTCACACGGAGCGTGCTTCTTAACTGGAAGGCTCCTGACCTACCGTCAGAGGAGATCCGAGGCTACGGGGTCTACGTGAATGGAGATATGCGAATGATGTTGAAGGGCAGTAACCGAACAAAGGCTCTCATAGAGAACATAGACCCTGACAAG ACTTATCGCATATCTGTGCGGACTTTGACAACCCGCGGAGAGGAGTCATTTGACCAGGAGGCCATGCTCACAATCGGCAAAG ACGCTAGTGTTGCGCCTGAAAACGTCCACGTCACTTCAATATCGCCCACTTCTGCCAAGATCGAGTGGTTGCCCGGCAACAGCTCCTACGCGCATCAGATCTTCGTCAATGGCGCGCCCCAAAGAACAATCAG ACCGGGCACGTACCAGCATACCTTGATGGACCTCGAGCCTGGTCAACACTACCGCGTGCACGTGCGTGCAAGGACGTCCCAGTTCTCGCTGGACGAGAACACGCCCCCCTCAGATGACGACCCTCTGACATCTGCTGTGGAGTTCGCTACCGAGAAGGGAG GTCTCCCTGATGCACCGCTTGACGTTACACTCTTACCCAGTGCTCCTGACAACGCGCCAAACTCAATGGAGGTGGCGTGGATGCCAGTGACGATCTCGGATAATGGGACATCTAACGGGGCTCGCGTCACTGGATACAAGGTCTACATCAATGATGTCCAGGTTGCCGAG GTTATGTCACCAGTAGCAGATGGCGTGACGGTCACGTCATGGATGACCGAGCGAGCCGTCAAGCGGAGACCCTCTGATATCTTACACTTACACGTTAGAACCCAGTCCCTCAGCGGCGAGTCAACTCCCTCAGACGGCATCGACATTCCGCTGAGTTTTTTCGACTTCCGGGCAAACCGTCTCATCCAGAACCACTCCCCAGGGACTCCCTTGAAGGCGACGAGCCAGGGAAGACATcccgtgggggaggggggagggttggaGACGCGGACGGAAGTGTACAGCGGGTCTGACTCGGGGACAGAGCTGGAGGACCAAAACCATAAtctgagggaggggagggagaggccgataaaaaaggaaagaacGATATTCACCAAAACAGTGGAAAACAATCAGAAAG ACACGAGTGACCACACCCCTCTTGTCCCGGAGGCGCGCACCAAGGGCTCCCCCAAGGTGTGGCAAATAGCCGTGGAAGACGAGACGGACAGCGGAGACAGCAACAAGCGTGAATACGGGGGCAGCAGCGAGGAGGACGAAGCCGTCGAGATATGCGCCGCGGACCCCCTGAACGGGACCTACAGCCTAGAGAATCCGGGGGAGACAGGATATCAACAACTGGAAGAGGAG CCTGAAATCGTCAGCGAAAAGGACCAACAGTCGCCCAAAAATGTCCCGAGACCCGAAGACGATCAAGCGTCTTCAAGTGATCGTAAGATAAGCACGTTCTCGGAAGCTAATGACATCGACATGGAGGATCTTAATCGATCGCTGGAAGATGCGCAGAGCCTCAAGACCGCTGAGGCAACTGatgaggggagggaaggggctAAGGAGTCCTTCATTCGCCAGCTGGAGATGACAACAAGCGACTTGGAGGACTCGAGCGAAAGCACCCCCTTGTCGGTGATACAAGAGGAGGAGGAAG ACGAGGTAACCGAGCCTCAAGGTGTGGCCAGCCGCTCGTCTCGTACCCATTCCGCCACGGAAAGTTTCCTTAGCGATGATGACGTACTAGACCTATTGGATGAGGAACAGGAAGAGAACCGCGCCCCAGGAACAGCCGTTACTGCTGCCAACGTACGGCGACTGTCTCACGAAGCCTTACAGATATCACAGGGGGCCATGGTGGAGGACGACGGGGATCAGTCATTAGCACCTTACCTCACCAGCCACACCCTCCAGGAGCGGGAGGCCGTCATCCCTACCCCTACTATTCAAACATCCGATAACTTAATGGAAG GTATTCAAATAGAGGAGGAATCCCCCGGAAATAGTGAGTGTAGCAACAATGCCTTTAATGACGCAGAGGCTGATCAGGGGAATGCCACACCACAACGAACCTCAACTCCACTGGACTCCAAACAAGGTTACACCCCCCTGGGAATACGCGAGGATAGGCAGGGGGATGCTGATGACGGGTATGGCCAGGGGGGTGATGATACCAACCTGACGTATACCCTGGGGGATAGTGAAGTACCCGAGGATGACCAGGAAGGGTTAGTGAGGATATTCATCGCGCTTTATGATTATGATCCGAGCACGATGTCACCAAACCCGGGAGCTGAAGAGGAGGAGCTGAAGTTCAGCGAGGGAGATCTAATCAAG ATATTTGGCGAGAAAGATGAGGATGGTTTCTACTGGGGCGAGTGTGAGGGTGTCACAGGCTTTGTACCTTACAACATGGTCTCCGAAGTGCAAGTCGAGGACGATGACCTTGCAAATCAAGCCCCGTCCTCCTTACCCCAAGCATACGAACCCTCCCTCCCACAGGATAACTTATCGTACTATCCTCGGGAAGAAACTAGCACCCAGGTCCTCGAGCAAAGCGGGCAGGTCGAGCCGCTCGATTTAGAAGAAACTGGACCCTACCAGGACGGGACTGAAGGAATCCATCTGGAGGAGACCACTGGCCAGGAGGACGAGGCCCTAGATGGCAATCGGGAGGATTATCCTGAAGAAAATGCGGAATTCGCGGAGTTCCAGGACCCGAGAGACAGCCTTAACTACAGCTTGCCGCCAAAGAAGATGATCGCGCTATTTGACTACGATCCGAGAATTCTCTCTCCCAATCCTGACAGCGAG GTGGAACTCAGCTTCCATGTGGGTGACGTCGTACTTGTGTACGGAGAAATGGACGAGGACGGCTTTTTTACG GGTGAATTGAATGGCTTGCGCGGACTCGTACCTTCAAACTTTCTAGAAGACTTGGTGGAAATGGTGACTCCACCTACGGGTAACAACGTCAGTACGACTcag GCTTCCTCTCCCAGCACAAGTACAGAGATCACGCCCAACGGCACTCGAAGCAcgaaacaagacaaaactaaGAAGACTCCCGAGGAatcaaagaagaagaaaggcaTCTTATCTAAGGGAAAGCAGATGCTGAAGAAAATGACCAAGGGccaaacaaagaaataa